In Geoalkalibacter sp., the DNA window CATCCTCCGGTCGTCGAAAACTTTATTTCCTGAAAGGCATCCCCAGCTCGGCGAGGAGCTGCCGCGCCTCTTCGTCGGACTTGGCGCTGGTCACGATGGTGATGTTGAGGCCCTTCACCTTGGCAATCTTATCGATATCAATCTCAGGGAAAATAATCTGCTCACGAATCCCGAGAGTATAATTCCCACGACCATCGAACGCCTTAGGTGAAACTCCCTTGAAGTCGCGAACGCGGGGAAGAGCCACATTGATCAAGCGATCGAGGAACTCAAAAGCCTTTTCACGCCGCAAGGTCACCATGCATCCGATGGGCATGTTCTCACGCAGTTTGAATCCGGCGATGGAGTTTTTTGCACGGGTGATGACGGCTTTCTGACCGGCCATGCGAGTGAGCTCCTCCACGGCCGATTCCAGGATTT includes these proteins:
- the rplE gene encoding 50S ribosomal protein L5, whose product is MARLKEVFNIEIAPKLMKEFRYRNVMEVPRIEKVVINMGLGEAIQNPKILESAVEELTRMAGQKAVITRAKNSIAGFKLRENMPIGCMVTLRREKAFEFLDRLINVALPRVRDFKGVSPKAFDGRGNYTLGIREQIIFPEIDIDKIAKVKGLNITIVTSAKSDEEARQLLAELGMPFRK